In Paenibacillus sonchi, a single genomic region encodes these proteins:
- a CDS encoding YlzJ-like family protein, whose protein sequence is MTLYTVIPLEQVFEGAVSFMEPLEEVSFQGLLMQVEPLDRGRARIVRLLDCPLEKYLDPAFSPGAIISWK, encoded by the coding sequence ATGACCTTGTATACTGTTATTCCGCTGGAACAAGTATTTGAAGGGGCAGTCAGCTTCATGGAGCCGCTGGAGGAGGTCAGCTTTCAAGGGCTGCTGATGCAGGTGGAACCGCTGGACCGCGGACGGGCGCGTATCGTCAGGCTGCTGGATTGTCCGCTGGAAAAGTATCTGGACCCGGCATTTTCACCGGGAGCCATCATCAGCTGGAAATAA
- a CDS encoding ClpP family protease, producing the protein MEGTEGTNVGTNEEVLPDGVKPQTSEPVLPGTAGMVKELGQTAVPTGEPDIFCITVIGQIEGHFVLPPHNKTTKYEHIIPQLVAAEQSKTIKGLLIILNTVGGDVEAGLAIAEMIASLSKPTVTVVIGGGHSIGVPIAVASSYSLIAESATMTIHPIRMNGLVIGVPQTFEYMERMQERMVRFVTSHSRISEQQFKDLMFRTGELNRDIGTAVSGYDAVKYGLMDEVGGIGAALSRLNGMIAGETGQPPEQVMQGGLTQ; encoded by the coding sequence ATGGAAGGAACTGAAGGGACAAATGTCGGCACAAATGAGGAAGTTCTCCCGGATGGGGTGAAACCGCAAACCAGCGAGCCGGTTCTTCCGGGAACGGCAGGAATGGTGAAAGAGCTGGGTCAGACCGCTGTGCCCACCGGTGAGCCGGATATTTTCTGCATAACCGTTATCGGACAGATTGAGGGGCATTTTGTGCTGCCTCCGCATAATAAAACCACCAAATACGAACATATTATTCCACAGCTGGTTGCCGCCGAGCAGAGCAAAACGATCAAAGGCCTGCTGATTATTCTGAATACTGTAGGCGGTGATGTTGAGGCCGGGCTTGCGATTGCGGAGATGATCGCTTCGCTGTCGAAGCCTACGGTGACTGTGGTCATTGGCGGAGGACACAGCATCGGAGTGCCGATTGCAGTAGCCTCCAGCTACTCCCTCATTGCCGAGAGTGCGACGATGACGATTCATCCGATTCGTATGAACGGCCTGGTGATCGGGGTACCGCAGACTTTTGAATATATGGAGCGGATGCAAGAGAGGATGGTGAGGTTTGTAACCTCTCATTCACGGATATCCGAACAGCAGTTCAAGGATCTGATGTTCCGTACCGGTGAGCTGAACCGGGATATCGGTACGGCAGTCAGCGGTTATGATGCAGTCAAGTACGGACTGATGGATGAGGTAGGCGGAATCGGTGCAGCGCTGTCCCGGTTGAACGGAATGATTGCCGGTGAGACAGGGCAGCCGCCGGAACAGGTTATGCAGGGAGGGCTTACCCAATGA
- a CDS encoding ribonuclease J, whose amino-acid sequence MSKKNNNDKLTIFALGGVGEIGKNMYVVQYGNDIVVVDAGLKFPEEDMLGIDIVIPDISYLTENRDKVRGIVLTHGHEDHIGGLSYVLKNLNVPVYGTRLTLGLVENKLKEANLLGETKRILINEDSEIELGSSLKVTFFRTNHSIPDSVGVCIETPEGNVVHTGDFKFDHTPVNGQFANLHRMAEIGQKGVLALMSDSTNAEKPGFTPSEKNVGIVLEDIFRKAEQRVVVATFASNVHRIQQVVNAAESTGRKITVIGRSMVNVVSIASELGYLHVPDGMLIEPEEMNRMAGNRVVVLCTGSQGEPMSALTRMARSSHRKVDILPGDTVIIAATPVPGNEKYVGRTIDELFRLGANVIYSGSNSGVHVSGHGSQEELKLMLNLMKPKYFLPIHGEFRMQRRHALLAESVGVEPANIFITELGEVIEISGGSARRAGKVTAGNVLIDGLGVGDVGNIVLRDRKLLSQDGILVVVVTLSKQNGAIVSGPDIISRGFVYVRESEGLLDEANRIVSGTLQRLMSEKVNEWASLKTSVKDSLGRFLYEQTRRRPMILPIIMEV is encoded by the coding sequence TTGTCCAAAAAAAACAACAACGATAAATTGACGATTTTCGCTTTGGGCGGAGTCGGAGAGATCGGAAAAAACATGTATGTGGTACAATACGGAAACGATATTGTGGTCGTGGATGCGGGACTTAAGTTCCCGGAAGAGGATATGCTCGGGATTGACATTGTCATTCCTGACATCTCTTACTTAACAGAGAACCGTGACAAAGTCAGAGGTATCGTTCTTACCCACGGACACGAAGATCACATTGGCGGGTTATCGTATGTGCTTAAGAACCTGAATGTTCCGGTTTACGGAACAAGACTTACGCTGGGCCTTGTAGAGAACAAGCTCAAGGAAGCGAATCTGCTCGGCGAAACCAAACGGATTCTGATTAATGAGGATTCTGAAATTGAACTGGGCAGCTCACTCAAAGTAACTTTCTTTAGAACGAATCATAGTATTCCCGACTCGGTCGGCGTATGCATCGAGACACCGGAAGGCAATGTTGTTCACACTGGTGACTTCAAATTTGACCATACCCCAGTTAATGGCCAGTTTGCCAACCTGCACCGGATGGCTGAAATCGGGCAAAAAGGGGTGCTTGCGCTCATGTCAGACAGCACAAATGCGGAGAAGCCGGGCTTCACTCCTTCGGAGAAGAATGTCGGCATCGTGCTGGAGGACATTTTCCGCAAAGCTGAACAGCGTGTGGTGGTTGCAACCTTCGCTTCCAACGTGCACCGCATCCAGCAGGTAGTGAATGCGGCTGAATCGACTGGACGCAAGATTACCGTTATCGGGCGCAGTATGGTCAATGTCGTGTCCATTGCTTCCGAGCTTGGGTATCTTCACGTTCCCGACGGCATGCTGATTGAACCGGAAGAAATGAACAGAATGGCCGGCAACCGCGTAGTGGTATTGTGCACAGGCAGCCAGGGCGAGCCTATGTCGGCGCTTACCCGTATGGCGCGCTCCAGTCACCGCAAGGTTGATATTCTGCCGGGCGACACCGTAATTATTGCGGCAACTCCGGTACCAGGCAATGAGAAGTATGTCGGCCGTACCATCGATGAACTGTTCCGGCTGGGCGCCAACGTGATCTACAGCGGGTCCAATTCCGGTGTTCACGTATCGGGACACGGCAGCCAGGAAGAACTGAAGCTTATGCTCAACCTGATGAAACCGAAATACTTCCTTCCCATTCACGGTGAATTCCGGATGCAGCGCAGACATGCACTGCTTGCCGAATCCGTAGGTGTAGAACCCGCGAACATCTTCATTACCGAACTGGGTGAAGTGATTGAGATTTCCGGCGGTTCAGCACGCAGAGCCGGCAAGGTAACAGCAGGCAACGTGCTGATTGACGGACTTGGTGTTGGGGATGTAGGCAACATTGTATTGCGTGACCGCAAGCTGCTGTCCCAGGATGGTATTCTTGTAGTGGTTGTGACGCTGAGCAAGCAGAATGGCGCTATTGTTTCCGGACCGGATATTATCTCCCGCGGCTTTGTATATGTACGGGAATCCGAAGGGCTTCTGGACGAAGCTAACCGGATCGTATCCGGCACACTGCAGCGCCTGATGAGCGAGAAGGTCAATGAATGGGCTTCTCTGAAGACAAGCGTTAAGGATTCACTCGGCCGTTTCCTCTATGAGCAGACACGCCGCAGACCGATGATCCTTCCGATCATCATGGAAGTGTAA
- the dapA gene encoding 4-hydroxy-tetrahydrodipicolinate synthase: MDFGRLITAMVTPFDRSGEINWEATSRLIDYLIEQKKSEALVVCGTTGESPTLSDEEKLELFAYVLKKAAGRCKIIAGTGTNSTRHSIHLTKEAEKIGVDGVLLVVPYYNKPNQEGLYRHFAAIAGETELPVILYNVPSRTSVSMSAATTLRLAGIPNIVATKECQSVDQITQIVSACPADFRVYSGDDSAGLAALAVGGYGIISVASHVVGEQMAEMIQAYFSGNVQRAGELHRNLFPVFKGLFECPQPLPNPSAVKYALGLRGVDVGTVRLPLVSPTEEEASFIAALLE, translated from the coding sequence GTGGACTTCGGAAGATTAATCACCGCTATGGTAACCCCCTTTGACAGATCCGGCGAAATCAATTGGGAAGCTACCTCACGTTTGATTGACTATCTTATTGAGCAAAAGAAATCTGAAGCGCTGGTGGTCTGCGGGACGACGGGGGAATCCCCTACCTTAAGCGATGAGGAGAAGCTGGAGTTATTCGCTTATGTGCTGAAGAAGGCCGCAGGCCGCTGCAAAATCATCGCCGGAACAGGCACCAACAGCACCAGACATTCCATTCATCTGACGAAGGAAGCGGAGAAGATCGGTGTGGACGGTGTGCTTCTCGTTGTGCCCTATTACAACAAGCCGAATCAGGAAGGGCTGTACCGGCATTTTGCTGCCATCGCAGGGGAGACAGAGCTGCCTGTTATTCTCTATAATGTGCCCAGCCGGACCAGCGTCAGCATGAGCGCAGCCACAACACTGAGGCTTGCCGGGATTCCGAACATCGTGGCAACCAAGGAATGCCAGTCCGTGGATCAGATTACACAGATTGTTTCAGCCTGCCCCGCTGATTTCCGTGTGTATTCAGGAGATGATTCCGCCGGACTGGCTGCACTTGCTGTCGGGGGCTACGGCATAATCAGTGTTGCCAGCCATGTGGTTGGCGAGCAGATGGCAGAGATGATTCAAGCTTATTTCTCGGGGAACGTCCAAAGGGCAGGTGAACTTCACCGCAACCTGTTCCCGGTGTTCAAGGGGCTGTTTGAATGTCCGCAGCCGCTTCCGAATCCCTCTGCCGTCAAGTATGCGCTTGGCCTCCGTGGTGTGGATGTAGGTACGGTACGGCTCCCGCTGGTATCTCCTACAGAAGAAGAAGCATCATTTATTGCTGCGCTGCTGGAGTAG
- the dapG gene encoding aspartate kinase: MGILVQKFGGTSLSTPAAREHVIRHVKRELASGFSLVVVVSAMGRKGEPYATDTLLDWAVQNGDALPSREKDLLMCCGEIISATTLCGLLEHEGVPATVLTGAQAGFLTDNNYGNARILDVRTERILRELREHKVVIVTGFQGQTEAGDFTTLGRGGSDTSATALGAALRADMVDIYTDVDGILTADPRIVEDAKQLSYVSYTEICNMAYQGAKVIHPRAVEIAMQAQIPVRVRSTFSEAEGTLVTHPEGFSDVSHGVVDRFVTGIAYVSNVTQISVECPEGNGTGVQLQIFKSMADNGISVDFINVTPTEALYTVNDDKSEQAIAALQELGLRPSSLSGCAKVSVIGGGINGVPGIMARIVEALSSQNIQILQSADSNTTIWVLVKKEDMVQSLRALHAKFELHR, translated from the coding sequence ATGGGTATTTTGGTGCAAAAATTTGGCGGAACCTCACTCTCCACACCAGCGGCCAGAGAACACGTGATCCGTCATGTCAAACGTGAACTGGCCAGCGGCTTCAGTCTGGTCGTGGTCGTATCGGCCATGGGGCGCAAAGGTGAACCTTATGCGACAGATACATTGCTGGACTGGGCGGTACAGAACGGGGATGCTCTGCCGAGCCGGGAGAAGGATCTTCTGATGTGCTGCGGAGAGATTATTTCTGCCACAACCCTGTGCGGCTTACTGGAGCATGAGGGTGTCCCGGCAACCGTGCTGACAGGAGCACAGGCCGGTTTTCTGACCGATAACAACTACGGCAACGCCCGGATTCTGGATGTGCGGACCGAACGTATTCTACGCGAACTGCGCGAACACAAAGTAGTGATTGTAACCGGGTTCCAGGGGCAGACCGAAGCCGGTGATTTTACGACCCTGGGACGCGGCGGAAGTGACACTTCGGCTACGGCGCTGGGCGCTGCGCTGCGGGCGGATATGGTCGATATCTATACAGATGTGGACGGCATCCTGACCGCTGATCCGCGGATTGTTGAGGATGCGAAGCAGCTGTCTTATGTCAGCTATACCGAAATCTGCAACATGGCTTATCAAGGCGCCAAGGTCATTCATCCCCGTGCTGTCGAGATTGCCATGCAGGCACAGATTCCTGTACGTGTCCGGTCTACCTTCTCTGAAGCCGAAGGCACGCTCGTGACCCACCCGGAGGGGTTCAGCGATGTCTCCCATGGAGTGGTTGACCGCTTTGTCACGGGGATCGCTTATGTCAGCAATGTTACCCAGATCTCCGTGGAATGTCCGGAGGGCAATGGTACCGGTGTGCAGCTGCAGATTTTTAAAAGCATGGCCGACAACGGCATCAGTGTGGATTTCATCAATGTAACGCCAACTGAAGCGCTGTATACGGTGAACGATGACAAGTCGGAGCAAGCGATTGCTGCACTTCAGGAGCTGGGGCTGCGTCCTTCGAGCCTGTCCGGCTGCGCCAAGGTCTCGGTTATCGGAGGCGGGATCAACGGGGTTCCGGGCATCATGGCCCGCATCGTTGAAGCGCTTAGCTCGCAGAATATTCAGATTCTCCAGTCTGCCGATTCCAATACAACCATCTGGGTGCTGGTCAAAAAGGAAGATATGGTGCAGTCGCTGCGCGCGCTGCATGCCAAATTTGAATTACACCGCTGA
- a CDS encoding dipicolinate synthase subunit B, whose protein sequence is MDWHGKTVGYAMTGSHCTFAEVMPQIQRFMEGGANVVPIVSASVLNTDTRFGTSENWLKQLKEITGNDIISTIVEAEPLGPSKLLDVLTIAPCTGNTTSKLANAMTDSPVLMAAKAQLRNSRPLVLAISTNDGLGLNAANIAKLLVAKNIYFVPFGQDNPQGKPNSLVAQMDLIPEACFAALQGQQLQPMIIERFHSA, encoded by the coding sequence ATGGATTGGCATGGAAAAACAGTAGGTTATGCGATGACCGGCTCACACTGCACGTTTGCCGAGGTAATGCCGCAGATTCAGCGGTTTATGGAGGGCGGAGCCAATGTGGTGCCGATTGTGTCCGCATCCGTGCTGAATACGGACACCCGCTTTGGCACATCGGAAAATTGGCTAAAACAGTTGAAAGAAATAACAGGGAATGATATCATTTCTACAATTGTTGAAGCGGAACCGCTGGGTCCTTCCAAGCTGCTGGATGTGCTGACTATTGCACCCTGCACGGGGAATACGACAAGTAAATTGGCTAACGCCATGACCGACAGCCCCGTGCTGATGGCCGCCAAAGCGCAGCTGCGCAACAGCCGTCCGCTGGTGCTGGCAATCTCCACCAATGATGGACTTGGCCTGAATGCGGCGAATATCGCGAAGCTTCTGGTTGCGAAGAACATTTATTTCGTTCCGTTCGGCCAGGATAATCCGCAGGGCAAGCCGAATTCGCTTGTGGCCCAGATGGACCTCATTCCCGAAGCCTGCTTTGCGGCTTTGCAGGGCCAACAGCTGCAGCCGATGATTATCGAACGGTTTCATTCAGCATAG
- the dpsA gene encoding dipicolinate synthase subunit DpsA — MLTGIRIVFLGGDARQIEVIRKCVEMDATVSAAGFDKWDAPSPGVSLEHMSAELLSRADVLVLPTVGCDDEGNINALLSTERLQLLEEHIAALPPSCMVYTGMAKSYLRGLCDKYSLKLVELLSRDDVAIYNSIPTAEGALVMAIQNTDFTIHGSTSMVLGMGRTGFTMARVLQGLGSNVKVGVRKQEHYARAEEMGWKPFMTGELVAHAPEADLIFNTIPSMIITAQVLSRLPRHCVIIDLASAPGGCDFRYAEKRGIKAMLAPGLPGVVAPKSAGIIMAGALVQSISDETFNRGDV; from the coding sequence ATGCTTACTGGCATCAGGATCGTGTTCCTGGGCGGGGACGCGAGACAGATTGAAGTGATTCGGAAATGTGTGGAAATGGATGCTACGGTAAGCGCTGCCGGGTTCGACAAGTGGGATGCCCCAAGCCCGGGGGTAAGCCTGGAACACATGTCGGCAGAGCTGCTGAGCCGCGCGGATGTGCTGGTGCTGCCAACGGTGGGGTGTGATGATGAAGGCAATATCAATGCCCTCTTGTCAACGGAGCGCCTGCAGCTGCTGGAGGAACATATCGCCGCGCTTCCGCCAAGCTGTATGGTCTATACCGGCATGGCCAAAAGCTACTTGCGCGGCCTGTGCGACAAATATTCACTGAAGCTGGTGGAGCTGCTGAGCAGGGACGATGTGGCGATCTACAACTCCATTCCTACAGCAGAGGGAGCATTGGTTATGGCCATTCAGAATACGGATTTTACAATCCATGGCTCTACCTCAATGGTTCTGGGCATGGGCAGAACAGGGTTTACAATGGCCAGAGTGCTGCAGGGACTCGGTTCCAACGTGAAGGTGGGAGTAAGAAAACAGGAGCATTACGCACGGGCCGAGGAGATGGGCTGGAAGCCCTTTATGACTGGAGAGCTGGTGGCGCATGCGCCGGAGGCGGATCTTATTTTCAACACCATCCCTAGTATGATTATCACCGCACAAGTGTTATCGCGTCTTCCCAGACACTGTGTAATTATCGATCTGGCTTCCGCCCCGGGCGGGTGTGATTTCCGCTATGCGGAAAAACGCGGGATCAAGGCCATGCTGGCACCGGGACTGCCCGGAGTCGTTGCTCCCAAAAGCGCCGGAATCATTATGGCGGGCGCGCTGGTACAGTCGATATCGGACGAGACTTTTAACAGGGGGGACGTTTAA
- the ltrA gene encoding group II intron reverse transcriptase/maturase: MDTKLSRIAEVARNRPKERMTSLVHLLDKQRLWDCHLEMQGDKAAGVDGVTKAEYERELESNLEDLLSRMKRQAYKPKPSRRTYIPKENGNKRPLGIPSYEDKLVQKAMSQILNAIYEEKFLPCSYGFRPGRSQHQALQALDRLIMKQGVRYIVDVDIRGFFNYVDHEWLRQFLEHDIADPNFLRLIGRFLKGGVMEEGFYQETEEGTPQGGNLSPLLGNVYLHYVLDLWFEIEIKGKRCRGKAGMVRFADDFVCGFEREEEAKAFYEALEERMGKFNLTIAEEKTKLIRFGYGAEVDCKRAGLTKPATFDFLGFRHIWGRGKSGKYRLLRKTSPKKFRLRVKEITQWARQNRHQPEGMFVDSVRRKLRGHYQYYGVSDNWHGISRYYSLVLNAIWKWRNRRSQKRTFTLEKFKAFLAEIRCQSLASRSTCMQL; encoded by the coding sequence ATGGATACGAAACTATCCAGAATAGCAGAAGTAGCAAGAAACCGACCGAAAGAGCGGATGACATCACTGGTCCATCTGTTAGATAAACAGAGGCTATGGGATTGTCATCTGGAGATGCAAGGAGATAAAGCGGCAGGAGTGGACGGTGTAACGAAAGCCGAATACGAAAGAGAGCTGGAGTCCAATCTGGAAGACCTCCTCTCGCGTATGAAGCGGCAGGCGTACAAACCGAAACCATCAAGGCGGACGTACATTCCGAAGGAAAACGGCAACAAACGCCCGCTCGGCATTCCCTCCTACGAAGACAAGCTCGTCCAGAAAGCCATGAGCCAGATATTGAACGCGATTTATGAAGAGAAGTTCTTACCCTGCTCCTACGGGTTTCGACCCGGAAGAAGCCAACACCAAGCCTTGCAGGCACTAGATCGACTTATCATGAAACAAGGCGTGCGCTACATTGTGGATGTAGACATTAGGGGATTCTTCAACTATGTCGATCATGAATGGCTTAGACAATTTCTGGAACATGACATCGCAGACCCAAACTTCTTGCGACTCATCGGGCGCTTCTTGAAAGGTGGCGTAATGGAAGAAGGGTTCTACCAAGAAACAGAGGAAGGCACGCCACAGGGTGGCAATCTGTCTCCCCTACTTGGGAATGTGTACCTCCACTATGTGTTAGACCTGTGGTTCGAGATCGAAATCAAGGGGAAGCGATGCCGGGGAAAAGCAGGGATGGTGAGGTTTGCTGATGATTTTGTGTGTGGCTTTGAGCGGGAAGAAGAGGCGAAGGCGTTCTACGAGGCACTGGAGGAGCGAATGGGAAAGTTCAATCTGACGATTGCGGAAGAGAAAACGAAGCTGATCCGTTTCGGATATGGTGCGGAAGTGGACTGTAAACGAGCCGGGTTGACCAAGCCGGCGACCTTCGACTTCCTGGGGTTCCGCCACATCTGGGGTAGAGGGAAAAGCGGAAAGTACCGACTCCTACGCAAAACAAGTCCAAAGAAGTTTCGACTGCGGGTAAAGGAGATTACGCAGTGGGCTCGTCAGAACCGACACCAGCCAGAGGGGATGTTCGTGGACAGCGTACGGAGGAAACTAAGAGGTCATTACCAATACTATGGCGTGTCAGACAACTGGCACGGGATCTCCCGCTACTACAGTCTGGTGTTAAATGCGATATGGAAATGGCGTAACCGACGGAGTCAGAAACGAACATTCACGCTGGAGAAGTTCAAAGCCTTCCTCGCCGAAATCCGCTGCCAAAGCCTCGCATCACGGTCAACTTGTATGCAACTGTGA
- a CDS encoding IS4 family transposase, with amino-acid sequence MRGSSTLPLICRNSSGLPSISASQVSRRMNQLPTALLEHLFYALTHLIKNLSRPASSGLLQRVGRLLLVDASCLKLPAFLSDWARVTRDRCGVKIHVSYAVTSPEHTFVQHMVPSTGNVSDYEGSDLLLHEEEVTYVLDRGYVCYERMDRWIEGGLNFVMRIADHHQANVLHEHPVPEGSRILRDATVQMGSGYTAMEQRVRLVEFTDEKGRLYRIVTTQWEASAEDIAEIYKHRWLIELFFKWLKQHLRLVRLQSTQPQGI; translated from the coding sequence ATGCGTGGCAGCTCGACGCTTCCCCTGATCTGCAGGAACTCCTCAGGGCTTCCAAGCATTAGTGCTTCACAGGTCAGCCGGCGGATGAATCAGTTGCCTACGGCCTTGCTGGAACATCTGTTTTATGCCCTAACCCATCTTATCAAAAACCTGTCCCGTCCTGCCTCGAGCGGGCTGCTTCAGCGAGTCGGGCGGTTACTTCTTGTGGATGCCAGTTGCTTGAAACTTCCTGCCTTTTTGTCTGACTGGGCCCGGGTGACGCGGGACCGCTGCGGCGTTAAAATTCATGTCTCGTACGCGGTGACTTCCCCGGAACATACCTTCGTTCAGCACATGGTGCCTTCCACGGGGAATGTGAGTGACTACGAAGGATCGGATCTGTTGCTGCACGAGGAAGAGGTCACCTATGTCCTGGATCGCGGGTACGTATGCTACGAGCGGATGGACCGCTGGATTGAAGGTGGGCTGAATTTTGTGATGCGCATCGCCGACCACCATCAAGCCAATGTGCTCCACGAGCACCCCGTTCCGGAAGGAAGCCGCATCCTGCGGGACGCCACCGTCCAAATGGGGAGCGGATATACGGCGATGGAGCAACGCGTTCGTCTCGTCGAATTTACGGATGAAAAGGGACGATTGTACCGAATTGTGACCACGCAATGGGAGGCCTCCGCCGAAGATATCGCAGAGATATACAAGCACCGGTGGCTGATCGAACTCTTTTTTAAGTGGCTGAAGCAGCATCTGCGGTTGGTTCGCTTGCAAAGTACCCAGCCGCAGGGAATCTGA
- the dut gene encoding dUTP diphosphatase, with translation MSYYVQINKLSGNEDVELPRKMSEQASGYDLYAAVGEAVVLAPGERALIPTGISLAIPDGLEAQIRPRSGLALKHGITCLNTPGTIDADYRGEIKVLLINLGQEPFAIARNERIAQMVFQAVPSVTMVQVDELSETERGAGGFGHTGK, from the coding sequence TTGTCTTATTACGTTCAAATTAACAAGCTTTCCGGGAATGAGGATGTGGAGCTGCCCCGTAAAATGTCGGAACAGGCTTCGGGGTATGACCTGTATGCCGCCGTGGGAGAAGCGGTTGTCCTCGCTCCGGGCGAGCGTGCCCTAATCCCCACTGGCATATCGCTGGCCATTCCGGACGGCCTGGAGGCACAAATCCGGCCGCGCAGCGGGCTGGCGCTGAAGCATGGCATTACCTGCCTGAACACACCGGGAACCATCGACGCCGACTACCGGGGAGAGATTAAGGTGCTGCTGATCAATCTCGGACAGGAGCCTTTTGCCATTGCCCGGAATGAACGGATTGCCCAAATGGTTTTCCAGGCTGTACCTTCTGTGACAATGGTCCAGGTGGACGAGCTGTCGGAAACTGAACGTGGTGCCGGCGGCTTTGGCCATACGGGGAAATAA
- a CDS encoding M16 family metallopeptidase gives MEKIVLSNGLRVVTEKIPTGRSVSFGIWVKTGSRNETPQNNGISHFIEHMLFKGTDRYSAKDIAEQFDAIGGNVNAFTSKEYTCYYAKVLDEHLPIAVDVLADMFFRSRMDAEELAKEKNVILEEIAMCEDTPDDLVHDLMCAAAYGEHPLAYSILGLKERLQEMTPDDLRAYMKAQYTIENTVISVAGNINDGLEELLEKHFGSFQNHGGSAALAAPDFHGGLLFHRKKTEQNHICLSLPGVQSGGPLQYPMVLLNNAIGGGMSSRMFQEIREKRGLAYSVYSYHSSQADSGLFTVYAGTAPKQTKEVTELIKEMMHELAVKGLSEDELRKGKEQLKGSLILSLESTSSRMNRIGKNELMLGRHDTLDDMIAKIQQVSMDDVNQLLDHMFAQPLAVAMVGATDKAIANVRRDDLVLLRSN, from the coding sequence GTGGAAAAAATAGTATTGTCAAACGGCCTCAGGGTGGTAACTGAAAAAATTCCCACCGGCCGATCCGTTTCCTTTGGAATATGGGTCAAAACAGGCTCCCGCAATGAGACTCCGCAGAACAACGGGATTTCTCATTTTATTGAGCATATGCTGTTCAAAGGAACCGACCGGTACAGCGCCAAGGATATTGCTGAACAGTTCGACGCTATCGGCGGCAACGTCAATGCGTTTACCTCTAAGGAATATACATGCTATTATGCCAAAGTGCTGGATGAGCATCTGCCGATTGCGGTGGATGTGCTGGCCGATATGTTTTTCCGTTCGCGGATGGACGCCGAAGAGCTGGCGAAGGAGAAAAATGTTATTCTCGAGGAAATCGCCATGTGCGAGGACACACCGGATGATCTGGTGCATGATCTGATGTGCGCTGCAGCTTACGGTGAGCACCCCCTGGCCTATTCCATTCTGGGCCTCAAGGAACGGCTTCAGGAAATGACCCCGGATGATCTCCGGGCTTATATGAAGGCACAATATACGATTGAGAACACAGTGATCAGTGTGGCCGGCAACATCAATGACGGGCTGGAGGAGCTGCTGGAGAAGCACTTCGGCTCTTTTCAGAATCATGGCGGATCCGCAGCGCTGGCTGCACCCGATTTCCATGGCGGGCTGCTGTTCCACCGCAAAAAAACAGAGCAAAACCATATTTGCCTCTCCCTGCCGGGTGTCCAAAGCGGAGGGCCGCTGCAATATCCGATGGTGCTGCTTAACAATGCCATTGGCGGCGGCATGAGCTCGCGGATGTTCCAGGAAATCCGTGAAAAACGAGGGTTGGCCTACTCGGTCTACTCTTACCACAGCTCCCAGGCGGATAGCGGGCTGTTCACGGTATATGCGGGGACTGCGCCGAAGCAGACCAAAGAGGTTACCGAGCTGATCAAAGAAATGATGCATGAGCTTGCCGTCAAGGGACTAAGCGAAGATGAACTGCGAAAAGGCAAGGAGCAGCTCAAAGGCAGCCTGATCCTCAGCCTCGAAAGCACCAGCAGCCGCATGAACCGTATCGGAAAAAACGAGCTGATGCTGGGAAGACATGATACACTGGATGATATGATCGCCAAAATTCAGCAGGTAAGCATGGATGATGTGAACCAGCTGCTGGATCATATGTTTGCGCAGCCGCTCGCTGTGGCGATGGTAGGCGCAACAGACAAAGCTATTGCCAATGTTAGGAGAGATGATCTTGTCTTATTACGTTCAAATTAA